In Ovis aries strain OAR_USU_Benz2616 breed Rambouillet chromosome 14, ARS-UI_Ramb_v3.0, whole genome shotgun sequence, a single genomic region encodes these proteins:
- the ZNF146 gene encoding zinc finger protein OZF — protein sequence MSHLSQQRICSGENPFACKVCGKIFSHKSTLTEHEHFHNREKPFECNECGKAFSQKQYVIKHQNTHTGEKLFECNECGKSFSQKENLLTHQKIHTGEKPFECKDCGKAFIQKSNLIRHQRTHTGEKPFICKECGKTFSGKSNLTEHEKIHIGEKPFKCNECGTAFGQKKYLIKHQNIHTGEKPYECNECGKAFSQRTSLIVHVRIHSGDKPYECNVCGKAFSQSSSLTVHVRSHTGEKPYGCNECGKAFSQFSTLALHLRIHTGKKPYQCSECGKAFSQKSHHIRHQKIHTH from the coding sequence ATGTCACACCTCAGTCAGCAGAGAATTTGTAGTGGGGAAAACCCCTTTGCCTGTAAGGTATGTGGGAAAATCTTCAGCCACAAATCAACTCTTACTGAGCATGAGCATTTTCATAATAGAGAGAAACCTTttgaatgtaatgaatgtggaaaaGCATTCAGCCAAAAGCAGTATGTCATTAAACATCAGAACACCCATACTGGAGAGAAGCTTTttgaatgtaatgaatgtggaaaaTCCTTTAGCCAGAAGGAAAACCTTCTTACCCATCAGAAaattcacactggagaaaaaccTTTTGAGTGTAAGGACTGTGGGAAAGCTTTCATTCAGAAGTCAAACCTCATCAGGCACCAGAGAACTCACACAGGAGAGAAGCCCTTTAtatgtaaggaatgtgggaaaaCCTTCAGTGGCAAATCAAACCTTACTGAGCATGAGAAAATTCATATCGGAGAGAAACCCTTCAAGTGTAATGAATGTGGAACAGCTTTTGGTCAGAAGAAGTACCTCATAAAACATCAAAatattcacactggagagaaaccttatgaatgtaatgaatgtggaaaagccttctCTCAGCGAACATCACTTATTGTACATGTGAGAATTCATTCAGGTGATAAGCCGTATGAATGCAATGTATGTGGAAAAGCCTTCTCTCAAAGTTCATCTCTTACTGTACATGTGAGAAGCCATACAGGTGAGAAACCCTATGGTTGTAATGAGTGTGGGAAAGCTTTCTCGCAATTCTCAACCCTTGCTCTACATTTGAGAATACACACAGGTAAGAAGCCTTATCAGTGtagtgaatgtgggaaagcttTCAGCCAGAAGTCACACCACATTAGACACCAGAAAATTCATACCCATTAA